From the genome of Aspergillus oryzae RIB40 DNA, chromosome 4:
ataaaataattcaTTTCTCATAAGGTTCCCGATGGCCCCGATTATCATCTTCTAGTAGACGCATTGCTGCCCAACGTGGGCTTGATGGGGCAGCCCATTGGCGAACCCACTAGTAGTCGAAGTGTAAAGAAGGTAATGGCCAGCAGTGACACATTGTATGTGTGTGCAATAAGCAAAAAACAAGAGCAAATAATCATGGTAAGCCCCCTTTTTACTGTGTTGTCATGAAACAGGAACCCCTCTCCCTGTCATCCGACGTACTTTCGTTCTCATCCAGTCCATAAGTGAAGCATGTTGGCACAGACGCGCTGCAAGATGAAGTCGCAAAGTGTCAGACAGGGTGAGAGGAGGGGTCCATTGGTATCGCAACCCCTCCTTTCCGCAGTGACATGCAGGTGAGCAACATCTTTTCATGTTCCCcgatgagatggaggggtttgACGTGGTAGGGCTCACAGCCAAACGATGGGATGGGACTCATAGGAGTCAAGTGCAACTTTCACGAGGCAGAAGTGGATCTCCAATAGGGGAGTCGTAAAACAAGATGGGAGGGGAGTGGGGGGGGAGAATGATAGGCGTAGAAGAGCGCAAGATATACCTGCAGGATTGGGTTCTGGCGAACGCCTTTTTTAGTCGCGGGAGGGAGATTCACCTCCAATGATGCAATGGACGGGATGAGGACCCCTTTTTAAGGCCAATAAACGAACGGGCCGAAGTGGGACCCGCTTCACCGCCAGATTGGGCAAGTACCGTTAATGGACCACGGGAAAGAGGATCCTTCGTCCCGCTGCCACGTCAAGTCTCCGTTATTGGCTGGCTCAACACAGTCGCATGTTGCACCACTATCACCGCCATGTCGCGCAGCACCAAATCATCGCCCGCCATCCGCCTAGTGAGGCGCCGCTACTGCTGCAGAATGCGAGTCCGTCACGCCGCTCAGACGCTGCGAATCCACCCCACGCTTGCCATTTTTCTCCCTCCAAAGCATCTAAAAAGCCGTCGTTTCCCCCCCTCCGGATCCAATTctttctcgatctcttctatttCTACTTCAGACATCATTCGGTcttccaacaaaagaaaccatTCCCAGGACAGAAACGAAACCAAGGATTCAGGAGAATTCTTAACCTTAActttgattttttttgttttgacAAGAGATACCCCCCCTAACGTCACTCCACTTTTctatcatacatacatacatccgtcaccatacatacaataccTCCCTCCACTATACTGCTTTCGTGCTTGATTTTGTCACAGTCAAATCAGCTGATCCCCTTTCCATACTCCCACACATCCCAACTGCTCTGCCGAAGGCCTcttgttgcttttttcttttctctgcttctctaCCTCCAGTCCAACCCGTGGATCTTGGAattcagaagaaaaagaacctcCCTCTGGTCCACCATACAACCCATTGGATCTTAGTCCATTCTCCAGGATAGGACTTGCCTAGTTTGTGCTTTGTGTCTTCACTCCCAGGCTTTTTGGTCTGAGCAGTCATCGACAAATAACAGGTAGTCCCCttgatttttcctttgtgttcttgtttttgcttttgcgTTTCCTTTCTGTCTCGCATCTCGACAAATCACCCTGGACGACCGACTGTGGACGACCCGTGTTATATCGTATTACCGGACTTGCTGGATTCCTGATTTGCTTTGTCTACTATTGCCGTGCTGGACACTTGCCCCGTCTTCAATGACGGTAACTTGAATAATGATGACCATGGAAACAATTTTTGTCCCAGCGCCCGCTGTGAGACTGGACACTTTGAGTGTTGTTTAATGTTGCACACTCAACCCCACTTGGATTCTTTTATACCGTTCCTGGACCCGTGgactctcttcctccatccggAGAAGAGAATTGGATTATATTGGCCCTTGGATACCCCCTGGACTTTAATGAAACCATCTTGGACATGACCCACCGCCCTGAGGAATTTATAATGTATTACAGCCTTGACCTGCCCCTGGACCACACAATGCTCTAATCGCCCCACCTCTGGATGAATCAAATGATGTTTGCTGGAATTGATGAACACCTGAGAGATTGACGGCACCAATGGAGACAGAACCTCGCGCCTGATAATGTCTTGACCTTTACTCCACCTTGCTCGCAGGTCTTGTAGTCTTCTGGACTAATACTCAATGGATTTTGCTGGTCATCGAAATCTCTGAAGGATCACAACACGGCGCGTAGCTCGGATGCGTTGTGGACCCCCATGTCGCTGTGCTTTTACTGTCGCTTCTTGTCTGGCCATTGTGTGTATAGTTGCCTGGATTATCACGTCACTTAGCCTGGACCTTAGTGATAGTATTAATGGATCATATGTTCTTTGGTTGGTACTTCCGATGATTCTCAGGCAATCGTTCAGTCAACTAACCGATTCTTAGGACGTCACTCCCTCCTGGATCGCGGACATGTGTTGTTTCATTAGTGTCAATGATCATGTTTCAGAAATGCAAAGGTTTATTTACTGACATCCAGTTCTTTCTTTAGTGCTTGCTATTACTTCCCAGCTGAGCTGGATCTCAAATATATCACAATGCCTTGCCACATCAAGAACGACCCAGAACAGGTTTCTTTGTCCCAGTCAGCGTTGAAAAACATGGACCACATCTCTCTGCCCAGGCATACCGATTTAATCCCAGGAATCTCAAACATGGCCTCCAGATCGATCCAGGATGATGACCTTTCAAGCCAGGACAATTTCTCTTTGTGCTCCAGTACACATCAAAGCCATGGAACTCCCCACGGACTGCCGTCATGGGCTTTGGGCGATGTGGACTCACTAGACAATGGTGTCATCCCATCCACCAAGCCAGAATCTCCAGAAGTACAGATGTTGTCTTTCAATTTGTCCCACCAATTAATGCCTTCCACCGTGGGCCCCACTGATGTAATGTATCACACCGGATCTGAATACCCAGGCTTTCATGATAATGACCTGGATCTCACACATCCCCAAGATTTCAACCCATACTCCATGATGGACTTGACTGCTTATGATGATGTCTCCGGCCAAAGCGGGAACCAGTCCTGCACTGATGATGCGCTGTCTAGCCACAGCTCTCACACAGACGACAGCCACCTGGCTGCTAGCGATGCTTGGAATTCCATGGTGACAGATACCAGAAACTACCACGGATCACCACTTGAACAATTTTCTTCCAGCATGTTTCACCCCGTTCCCGTCTCTCCCCCTTTGACGGAAGCGAGTAATGATGTCTCTGTTACTTCCTCATGTTCCCACACCGGATACCCATCGTTTATGACCCACGAGGATGCCATGTTGAAGGATGTTACAACCACTCCCGTTGGAAGCCATGGTATCAATCTAGGAGACCCGTTGTTCCCGCTCACGCCGCCGCTCGCGGAACAGGACCCAAACAAGTAAGTCCCCCTTTGACTCCCATTTACGTATTGATCATGTCTTGGAATGATCCTAATCACCTATCCCCCTCAATAGAACCATCCGGGCTTCTAAGAATGCACGTAGACCAGCTCTTCACaccccaccatcccagacCCAGGTGAAGCAGGACCCAGAGTTTTTCCCTCCCCTGCCAAAGGAGCCCGTCCGGCAGCGATCCACCAAGGAATCCACTGAACTGCGCAATCCCCGGGATCATCCATACTATTCTTTGCCTACTCACAATGATGGAAAGTACTACTGCCCTTTTGCCAACGGAGACAAGCCTTGCAACCACGCTCCCACCACCCAGAAGTGTGCTTATCAGTAAGTTCCGACACATTACTATCGCGGGAAAATGTGGCTAATTGTGTGTAGTAAATATCTGGATTCCCACCTGAAGCCATACCGTTGCAAGGTGCCTGCCTGCATGGATGCCCAGTTGCAattctcttccaatgcatGCCTCTTCCGCCACGAGCGCGAAGCTCATGGATTCCATGGCCATGGAGACAACCCTCACCTTTGCCTTTTTGAAGGATGCGACCGTTCGATTCCCGGATATGGATTTCCCCGTCGGTGGAACCTCTTTGACCACATGAGGCGCGTCCACGATTATGCTTCTTCTGACCGACCCAGCTCCCCAGATGCTTCCCCAACTACCGGCCAGGCTgctaagaagaaggaagccgtTGGACGCAAGCGTCGGGTGACTGGCGTTTCTGGAGCGCAGACCATGAAGCGCACTCGCTCCACCCAGTCCCAGACCAACCCGCTCAAAGCGGCCCAGCAGACCTCCGCCCATCACAGCCAGAGACTTCAGAACGCAGAGAGGAACTACTACAACTGCCGCTCCCGACTCCTCGAGGAGCTGAGCAAAATCACTCCGCAAGATTCATCGATGCACGAGAAGGTCAACGCCAGCCTTCAGGAGCTGATCACTCTGGGGTTGAACTACCGCCACATTGAAGCCAGCCAGGCTGCTGCCCAGATTGCCAATGGTCTACCTGCTTGAACGAAGGGAGCCACAATCATGCTGACAGCCTGTCCCTTTAAGGTCACCAAGGATTGGATGATTTACCGTTTAAACATCTCATGATGTCCATCATGAGAACCCCTTATGGATGTGTGAAAGAACCGCGGACCTGTCCGAGTTCACTTCCCCGGCCTTGCTAGATTTCCTATTTCTGTATAGAGGATCTCATACATACCTTCCGGTTTGCCAGGAGCACACCTCCGCAGCGATGTGTCACTGACCATCGTCCTCTCCGAGCTGCCACAGTGGACCTGGGCAGTTGACTGTCCTTTCTCATAGCGATGCTACTTTGGTTAGTAGCAACCTAGAGATTGTCACTGTGGCTACTGGAGCAGGAATGCTGCAATCTGCCACAAATGCCGCCAGGCATGGCCTTTTGAACTAGTATTTCCATTGGAAATACTTCCCCTTCTCCTGACATGGAAAGCTTGCTATTCCATGTAACATTCCTTCTCAATTGGTGTTTTTTTACTCAGAATTCAAAAATTTTTTCTATTtgcaacaaaaaaaaaaaaaaaaaaaaaaagaaaaagaaaaagaaaaaaagaaaaaagtgAAAGCACAGAAAATCATCACACATTGGTTGGGACAATggaagaccaaaaaaaaaaaaaaaaaggatacGGCTCGGCGCCTTGGGATATTTAGAATCGTTTGCTTATTTAccctttcttgtttataTTTCTGTTCACTGTTCACTGTGTATTGGTTTTTGGTTTCTACCTGGATATAAAGATATACCCTGCATATTCTCTTCAATTCCCCTACTGATTTGTTTATGCTTTGCTTCTTCGCATATATATTCCCCTTCTGTTTATTTCAAACAAAATGTTCAGATCAATACCAGACTACCCCGTTGCTACTTTCTCTACAAAAACATAACCACTTCGTAGAAGGGCTTCCAGTCTGCAAAAGATAATAAGATTAGACTTTCGAAatcagatcagatcatcaCTCGTAAACCATAACACAGCAATCGAACCCTATCTATACTCTATCCACACGCTCATAAACACCAGTATCCAGACTTTTCTCGCTTCATGCAAATCCAGTAAAGACAACTCATCAAGCAACCCCCTCTCCTGCAAAATCCGCATTCAAGAACCTCACAAACGCATCCCCAACCTGATCCGCCCCCAGACTTGTCTTATCTCCCCCGGCCACTTTCGCCACATATGCCCGATTCAACGTAATCCACTgcctcctcaacctctgTAACCTGGGCACCGCCAGAATCCCCCCAGCACCACCAAGCTCATCCGTCGTCGCCGTCATCGCCACATGCGCCGGTACGAACACCGGCGTTTCCACCTCCGGCACAGCAATCCTAATCCCATCCGCATGATCCCCGGCCTTCGCCAACGCACCTTCCGCAGACGGATTCTCGACCACGAAGCTCCGAATCGCAGATACCACCGCCGACGTCCGCTTCTCCATACTATAGAGAAGTCCCGAATCGGTAGAGGTCGGCTGCACGGTAGCAAGGTGGGGTTTTATCTTCGGGCGTTCGCGGCGGAAGGATCCCCCTCctttggttgttgttgagggCGCTATCGAcgcggcggaggagaggTGAGTGTTTGTGAGTGCTGAGGTTAGGGTTGGGAGTTGGTCCTCGGTCTCGGCGGCAGCTGTTGAAGGGGGCGGGATGCCTGTTAGGGCGGTCCAGATGTCGGCGATTGGGGGTTTTTCGTCGCTCCAGGGGACGGTGAATAGGGGCTTGTCCCATCTGCTGTGTGTGGATGGTTCTTCGTACCGGAAGATGAggttttggagaagctcgGGTGGGTAGGGCTGCTCTGGGTCTGTGGGTTTCTCGGTAGTTGTATTTGTATCTGTAgcaggtgttgttgtttcggattgggattgggattcaGGTTCAGGTTCCGATTGAGATTGAGACTGGCGATTAAGCCGGGCTTCGTTGTTCGCGACGCATTGGTCGATTGGTGTTCCGACGTGGACCTGTAGGTATCCTTGTTAGTACTTCTATATGGACATGGAAGTACagtaagaaaagaagaaagaaacatacaacaCAGCACGTCGTCCCCAACGCCTTCGCCTCACACCATAACTGATACCGATACCCCTTGATATAATTCATGCCGTCAAGAATCACGAAACTGTCCTTTCCCAGCATACGGCGCGCCCGCGCGTACGCCGCGCCGCgggcttccttctccgtgCGCGCATGGTCGTAGACTGTGCGCGGGCGGTTTTCATCATGTGTTGATACGACGTGGATTTTGTAGGGCGGTTTTTCGGCGTCGGGGAACACGGCttcttgggtttcttggaggcCTGTTGCGAGTTGGTTCGCGCGGTGGGTTAGCCCCGAGCAGGGGTAGCCGGTTAGGATTAAGAGCTGTTATTTGGGGGTGTGATTGTTAATTTGGAGGGATTgtgggaggatattgagtttGGTTTGCTTACAggcatttttttttttgggtaATTTGGGTAGTTGTTTGAGGTGGTGGTTTTGGAGGGGGCTTTTTTTTGGGCGATTTTTTGGCGTTGCGGAGTGCGGGGCACATGTGACTTTTCTTATCGGTTGTTTATCAG
Proteins encoded in this window:
- a CDS encoding putative RNA polymerase II Elongator complex associated protein Kti12 (RNA polymerase II elongator associated protein) — translated: MPLLILTGYPCSGLTHRANQLATGLQETQEAVFPDAEKPPYKIHVVSTHDENRPRTVYDHARTEKEARGAAYARARRMLGKDSFVILDGMNYIKGYRYQLWCEAKALGTTCCVVHVGTPIDQCVANNEARLNRQSQSQSEPEPESQSQSETTTPATDTNTTTEKPTDPEQPYPPELLQNLIFRYEEPSTHSRWDKPLFTVPWSDEKPPIADIWTALTGIPPPSTAAAETEDQLPTLTSALTNTHLSSAASIAPSTTTKGGGSFRRERPKIKPHLATVQPTSTDSGLLYSMEKRTSAVVSAIRSFVVENPSAEGALAKAGDHADGIRIAVPEVETPVFVPAHVAMTATTDELGGAGGILAVPRLQRLRRQWITLNRAYVAKVAGGDKTSLGADQVGDAFVRFLNADFAGEGVA
- a CDS encoding putative C2H2 finger domain protein (predicted protein) produces the protein MRCGPPCRCAFTVASCLAIVCIVAWIITSLSLDLSDSINGSYVLWTSLPPGSRTCVVSLVSMIMFQKCKAELDLKYITMPCHIKNDPEQVSLSQSALKNMDHISLPRHTDLIPGISNMASRSIQDDDLSSQDNFSLCSSTHQSHGTPHGLPSWALGDVDSLDNGVIPSTKPESPEVQMLSFNLSHQLMPSTVGPTDVMYHTGSEYPGFHDNDLDLTHPQDFNPYSMMDLTAYDDVSGQSGNQSCTDDALSSHSSHTDDSHLAASDAWNSMVTDTRNYHGSPLEQFSSSMFHPVPVSPPLTEASNDVSVTSSCSHTGYPSFMTHEDAMLKDVTTTPVGSHGINLGDPLFPLTPPLAEQDPNKTIRASKNARRPALHTPPSQTQVKQDPEFFPPLPKEPVRQRSTKESTELRNPRDHPYYSLPTHNDGKYYCPFANGDKPCNHAPTTQKCAYHKYLDSHLKPYRCKVPACMDAQLQFSSNACLFRHEREAHGFHGHGDNPHLCLFEGCDRSIPGYGFPRRWNLFDHMRRVHDYASSDRPSSPDASPTTGQAAKKKEAVGRKRRVTGVSGAQTMKRTRSTQSQTNPLKAAQQTSAHHSQRLQNAERNYYNCRSRLLEELSKITPQDSSMHEKVNASLQELITLGLNYRHIEASQAAAQIANGLPA